Proteins found in one Immundisolibacter sp. genomic segment:
- a CDS encoding isovaleryl-CoA dehydrogenase, with product MAFDLHLGEELDLLRDTVARFARDEVAPLADEIDRSNEFPMHLWPRMGELGLLGMTVPEEFGGSGMSYLAHLVAIEELSRASASVGMSYGAHSNLCVNNLYLNGTDEQRRTFLPKLCSGEHVGALAMSEPGAGSDVVGSMRCTAVQRGDVWVANGSKMWITNGPDADVLVVYMRTDDAAKGSRTITAFIIEKGMPGFSTAQKLDKLGMRGSNTCELVFRDCEIPAANVLGAVNQGVKVLMRGLDSERVTLCGGPLGIMQAAMDVALPYVHERQQFGQAIGTFQLMQGKLADMYVALQSARAFAYRVAEAVDTGRPSRKDAAACLLYASESAVRVALEAIQCLGGNGYINDYPTGRLLRDAKIYDIGAGTNEIRRMLIGRELFDETA from the coding sequence GTGGCATTCGATCTGCATCTTGGCGAGGAACTCGATCTGTTGCGCGACACCGTGGCGCGTTTTGCGCGCGACGAGGTGGCGCCGCTGGCGGACGAGATCGACCGCAGCAACGAATTCCCAATGCACTTGTGGCCACGCATGGGCGAGCTTGGCCTGCTGGGCATGACGGTGCCGGAGGAGTTCGGTGGCAGCGGCATGAGCTACCTCGCGCACTTGGTGGCGATCGAGGAACTGTCGCGCGCCAGCGCGTCGGTCGGCATGTCCTACGGCGCGCATTCCAATTTGTGCGTGAACAACCTGTACCTGAACGGCACCGACGAGCAGCGGCGCACGTTCCTGCCCAAGCTGTGCTCCGGCGAGCACGTTGGCGCGTTGGCCATGTCGGAGCCGGGCGCCGGATCGGACGTGGTCGGCTCCATGCGCTGCACGGCCGTCCAGCGCGGCGACGTGTGGGTCGCCAACGGCAGCAAGATGTGGATCACCAACGGCCCGGACGCGGACGTGCTGGTGGTCTACATGCGCACTGACGATGCCGCCAAGGGTTCGCGCACCATTACCGCCTTCATCATCGAGAAGGGCATGCCCGGCTTCAGCACGGCGCAGAAGCTCGACAAGCTTGGCATGCGCGGCAGCAACACCTGCGAGCTGGTGTTTCGCGACTGCGAGATTCCGGCCGCAAACGTGCTGGGCGCTGTCAACCAGGGCGTCAAAGTGCTGATGCGGGGTCTGGATTCCGAGCGTGTGACCCTGTGCGGCGGGCCCCTGGGCATCATGCAGGCAGCCATGGACGTGGCGCTGCCCTATGTGCATGAACGCCAGCAGTTTGGGCAGGCCATCGGCACCTTTCAGCTGATGCAGGGCAAGCTGGCCGACATGTACGTGGCGTTGCAGTCGGCGCGGGCCTTCGCCTACCGGGTGGCGGAGGCCGTGGATACCGGCAGGCCATCGCGCAAGGACGCTGCCGCGTGCCTGCTGTACGCCTCGGAAAGCGCCGTGCGGGTGGCGCTGGAGGCCATCCAGTGCCTGGGCGGCAACGGCTATATCAACGACTATCCCACCGGGCGCCTGTTACGGGATGCGAAGATCTACGACATCGGCGCCGGCACCAACGAAATCCGCCGCATGCTGATCGGCCGCGAACTGTTCGACGAAACCGCCTGA
- a CDS encoding cytochrome c, with amino-acid sequence MKRKTVLSCTAAALFTVCVGAGAQIKPEDAVHYRQGVYTAMGWNFGPMAGMVKGEIPFDAKAFALRAERVAFLSTLPLEGFIPGSRVGKTDAKQEIWDNMDDFKSKLETLQTEAAKLAEVAKTTTALDALKPQFGKVGQSCKDCHDEYKED; translated from the coding sequence ATGAAGCGTAAAACTGTCCTGTCGTGCACCGCTGCTGCCCTGTTCACGGTCTGTGTAGGCGCAGGTGCGCAAATCAAACCCGAGGACGCCGTCCACTACCGCCAGGGTGTTTACACCGCGATGGGCTGGAACTTCGGCCCCATGGCTGGCATGGTCAAAGGCGAGATCCCCTTCGATGCCAAGGCCTTTGCCTTGCGGGCCGAGCGTGTGGCCTTTTTGAGCACACTGCCGCTGGAAGGCTTCATCCCGGGCAGCCGGGTCGGCAAAACCGACGCCAAGCAGGAAATCTGGGACAACATGGACGACTTCAAGTCCAAGCTGGAAACCCTGCAAACCGAGGCTGCCAAACTGGCCGAAGTCGCCAAGACCACCACCGCTCTTGACGCCCTCAAACCGCAGTTCGGCAAGGTTGGCCAGTCCTGCAAGGACTGCCACGACGAGTACAAGGAAGACTGA
- a CDS encoding aromatic-ring-hydroxylating dioxygenase subunit beta: protein MSAQAISRAEVEEFLAWDAWLLDTWQLETWLELFAPDARYQVPSTDRPDGDPVNSLYLIDDDYRQLCFRVKRFNLPQGHAEQPHSRTQRLVTNVLIHGEREGALDATAAFLIARTRHGERDQFVGRYELRLLRAEGQIRFLQRKSVLAMPGLRPVGTVSIIV from the coding sequence ATGAGCGCGCAAGCCATCAGCCGGGCAGAGGTCGAGGAATTCCTGGCCTGGGATGCCTGGTTGCTCGACACCTGGCAACTGGAAACCTGGCTGGAGTTGTTCGCGCCGGATGCCCGCTACCAGGTGCCGAGCACTGACCGCCCGGATGGCGACCCGGTGAACAGCCTGTACCTGATCGACGACGATTACCGCCAGCTATGTTTCCGGGTCAAGCGTTTCAACCTGCCGCAGGGCCACGCCGAGCAGCCGCATTCGCGGACCCAGCGCCTGGTAACCAACGTTCTGATACACGGTGAACGGGAAGGAGCCCTGGACGCGACCGCCGCATTCCTGATCGCGCGTACCCGCCACGGTGAACGGGATCAGTTCGTGGGTCGTTACGAACTGCGCCTGCTGCGGGCGGAAGGCCAGATCAGGTTCTTGCAGCGCAAATCAGTGCTGGCCATGCCCGGCCTGAGGCCGGTTGGGACGGTTAGCATCATCGTGTAA